In one window of Cyanobacterium stanieri LEGE 03274 DNA:
- a CDS encoding aspartate aminotransferase — MENNWIHRADRLSALPPYVFARLDELKAKAREQGLDLIDLGMGNPDGFAPEPIIEAAKQALSVAQYHGYPPFEGTANFRNAIAQWYQRRYDVELSPDNEALPLLGSKEGLSHLALAYVNPGDTVIVPSPSYPAHYRGPAIAGANIYAPRLSAENNWLIDFDTIPEEVARKTKIIYFNYPNNPTTATAPREFYEQAVEWARHYQVMLVHDLAYAELAFEGYEPTSLLEIKGAKEIGVEFHTLSKTYNMAGWRVGFVVGNSDIIQGLRTLKTNLDYGIFSVIQAAAQTALELPDSYIHEVQKRYQKRRDFFLEGIKKMGWDVKPSQATMYLWIPTPRNSNSTDFALDLLQKTGVVVTPGNAFGEGGEGYVRVSLIADCDRLGEALQRWENAGITF, encoded by the coding sequence ATGGAAAATAATTGGATTCACCGTGCAGATCGTTTAAGTGCTTTACCTCCCTATGTTTTCGCCCGTTTAGATGAACTAAAAGCCAAAGCCAGAGAGCAAGGATTAGACTTGATAGACTTAGGGATGGGAAATCCTGATGGTTTTGCACCCGAACCAATTATCGAAGCCGCTAAACAAGCCCTTTCCGTTGCTCAATACCACGGTTATCCCCCCTTTGAAGGTACTGCCAACTTTAGAAATGCGATCGCCCAGTGGTACCAAAGACGCTATGACGTGGAGTTAAGCCCCGATAACGAAGCCTTACCCCTTTTGGGTTCAAAAGAAGGTTTATCCCATTTAGCCCTCGCCTACGTCAACCCAGGGGACACTGTCATCGTTCCTAGCCCCTCTTACCCTGCCCATTATCGAGGCCCGGCGATCGCAGGGGCAAACATTTACGCACCCCGCCTCAGTGCCGAAAATAATTGGTTAATTGACTTTGACACCATACCCGAAGAAGTAGCCCGAAAAACCAAAATCATTTACTTTAACTATCCCAACAACCCCACCACCGCCACCGCCCCCCGAGAATTTTATGAACAAGCGGTGGAATGGGCAAGACATTATCAAGTGATGCTCGTCCATGATTTAGCCTATGCAGAATTAGCTTTTGAAGGATACGAACCCACCAGCTTACTGGAAATCAAAGGGGCAAAAGAAATCGGCGTGGAATTTCACACCCTTTCCAAAACCTATAATATGGCAGGTTGGCGCGTGGGATTTGTGGTGGGTAACAGCGACATCATCCAAGGATTGCGCACCCTGAAAACCAACCTTGACTATGGTATTTTTAGCGTTATCCAAGCCGCAGCCCAAACCGCCCTCGAATTGCCCGATAGCTATATTCACGAAGTACAAAAAAGGTATCAAAAACGCCGTGATTTTTTCCTCGAGGGGATCAAAAAAATGGGTTGGGATGTGAAACCCTCTCAAGCAACCATGTATCTTTGGATTCCCACCCCTCGCAATTCTAACTCCACTGATTTCGCCCTCGATTTATTACAAAAAACAGGGGTGGTAGTAACTCCAGGTAACGCTTTTGGGGAAGGGGGTGAAGGTTATGTAAGAGTTAGTTTAATCGCCGATTGTGACAGACTCGGGGAAGCCTTACAACGATGGGAAAACGCAGGAATTACTTTTTAA
- the alr gene encoding alanine racemase encodes MTNEDFNSLTQRAWVEIDYQALAHNVSSLKRILAPETKLMTVIKADAYGHGAITVAKAVLDSGADYLAIATLSEGIDLRKAGINAPIMILGAINTPDEIKEIIRWNLEPTICNSEQGAIFARTLADLGQRLSVHLKIDTGMSRLGTLWHETVTFVKEIKYCPYLSIKSLYSHLATADDLDPTVINLQHERFKEAIRELKAHGIHIPMVHLANSAGTMVGQEFHYDMVRVGLGLYGLYPAPHLRDKVSLKPVMAVKTRITHIKEVPVGTGVSYGHSFKCDRPSTIAVIGIGYADGVPRLLSNKMKVIIRGKYIPQIGNITMDQIMLDITDFPDLKVGDIVTLIGQNSDLTISADDWANIIGTISWEILCGFKHRLPRI; translated from the coding sequence GTGACCAACGAAGATTTTAATTCTCTCACCCAAAGGGCTTGGGTTGAGATTGATTATCAAGCCCTTGCCCACAATGTAAGTTCTTTAAAAAGGATTCTTGCCCCGGAAACTAAGTTAATGACCGTCATCAAAGCCGATGCCTATGGTCATGGGGCGATAACTGTGGCTAAAGCTGTTTTAGACTCGGGGGCTGACTATTTGGCGATCGCAACGTTATCGGAGGGAATAGACCTTAGAAAAGCAGGAATTAACGCCCCTATTATGATTCTAGGTGCGATCAACACCCCTGATGAGATCAAGGAAATTATTCGCTGGAATTTAGAGCCTACTATTTGTAACAGTGAGCAGGGGGCAATTTTTGCTCGGACTCTTGCTGATTTAGGTCAACGTTTATCGGTACATTTAAAAATTGATACGGGCATGTCCAGATTAGGAACACTGTGGCACGAAACCGTTACTTTTGTCAAGGAGATTAAATATTGCCCCTATTTGTCCATAAAAAGCCTTTATTCTCACCTTGCCACGGCGGATGATCTTGATCCAACGGTGATTAATCTGCAACATGAGCGTTTTAAAGAGGCGATTAGGGAGTTAAAAGCGCATGGTATCCATATTCCCATGGTGCATTTAGCCAATTCTGCGGGAACAATGGTGGGTCAAGAGTTCCACTATGATATGGTTAGGGTTGGTTTAGGGTTGTATGGGTTATATCCTGCTCCCCATCTTCGAGATAAAGTGTCTCTTAAGCCTGTTATGGCGGTAAAAACCCGCATTACCCATATTAAAGAAGTTCCCGTGGGTACAGGGGTTAGTTATGGTCATAGTTTTAAGTGCGATCGCCCTTCCACCATTGCCGTCATTGGCATTGGTTATGCGGATGGTGTTCCCCGACTTTTATCTAATAAAATGAAAGTAATAATTAGGGGGAAATATATACCACAAATTGGCAATATTACCATGGATCAAATCATGTTAGATATTACCGATTTCCCTGATCTTAAAGTAGGAGATATAGTAACTTTAATCGGACAAAATAGCGATTTAACCATAAGTGCAGATGATTGGGCAAATATAATTGGTACAATTTCTTGGGAAATTTTGTGCGGTTTTAAACATAGATTACCCCGTATTTAA
- a CDS encoding S66 peptidase family protein has protein sequence MLLPPPLKVNDRLMAIAPCGTLRETEKEKFLAGLKIWEDRGYHIDLEKNYQAQEGYLAGSDDIRRQALHKAWTNPEYKAIICVRGGYGGARLLENWQWMPMDTPKWLIGFSDVTTLLWSLYQENITALHGPVITTMSQESPSSLHRLFDYLQGKSIAPLRGNGWGGGKQKGKLLVGNLTVATNILATPLCPDFDGVILALEDVGEAPYRLDRMLTQWRLMGVLDKVKGIALGRFSGCDVPDNIPSWTVTQVLKERLGGLNIPIVSDLPFGHDGENACLPLGQLAYIDGDEGILAVGDEQSE, from the coding sequence ATGTTGTTGCCTCCTCCTTTAAAAGTAAATGATCGGTTAATGGCGATCGCCCCTTGTGGTACATTAAGAGAAACAGAAAAAGAAAAATTTTTGGCAGGGCTAAAAATTTGGGAAGATAGGGGTTACCATATCGACTTAGAAAAAAACTATCAAGCCCAAGAGGGTTATTTGGCAGGAAGTGATGATATACGCAGACAAGCCCTCCATAAAGCCTGGACAAATCCAGAATATAAAGCCATCATTTGTGTCAGAGGAGGTTATGGGGGGGCTAGACTCTTGGAAAATTGGCAATGGATGCCCATGGATACTCCAAAATGGTTAATTGGTTTTTCTGATGTTACAACCCTGTTATGGAGTCTTTACCAAGAAAATATTACCGCCCTCCATGGCCCAGTGATTACCACCATGAGTCAAGAATCTCCCTCATCCCTTCATAGATTATTTGACTATTTGCAAGGGAAAAGTATCGCGCCGTTGCGGGGTAATGGATGGGGTGGAGGAAAACAGAAAGGTAAATTGTTAGTAGGTAATTTAACCGTAGCCACTAATATTTTAGCTACTCCATTATGCCCTGATTTTGATGGAGTGATTCTTGCCCTAGAGGATGTGGGGGAAGCCCCCTATCGTCTCGATAGAATGTTAACCCAGTGGCGTTTGATGGGGGTTTTGGATAAGGTAAAAGGTATTGCCCTAGGGCGTTTCAGTGGTTGTGATGTTCCTGATAATATCCCTAGTTGGACGGTAACCCAAGTTTTGAAGGAGAGATTAGGGGGATTAAATATTCCCATTGTCAGTGATTTACCTTTTGGCCATGATGGGGAAAATGCTTGTTTACCCCTCGGGCAACTGGCTTACATTGATGGGGATGAGGGAATTTTGGCGGTGGGCGATGAGCAATCGGAATAA
- the rodA gene encoding rod shape-determining protein RodA, translated as MITSQRSKDWFLIILTVILTVISCVTIYTTQVYEQGDNWQQQAIMGVIGFGCLIGLSRWRYDSLLKFHWLLYAITNISLLVVIFAGITVNGAPRWINIAGFNVQPSEFAKLAVIITLAALLHHQDASKLSSIFKALGVIIVPWALVFIQPDLGTSLVFGVVTLAMLYWANANFGWILLMIAPLFSAFLFNLFLPGWVVFTALMVLIAWFTLPDRALWSILVLFVNYGTGKLGGVLWNLLKDYQKARITLFLDPEQDPLGGGYHLIQSRIAIGSGGLWGNGFMNGSQTQLNFVPEQHTDFIFSAIADQFGLVGSLVVLVLIWLVCWRLVFIATRAKDNFGSLIAIGVLAMIAFQAIINIAMTVGLAPITGIPLPFLSYGRSSLLTNFLAFGVVESIASFRVTSKRKKTVKNSFPTLIIRE; from the coding sequence ATGATAACTTCCCAAAGATCAAAAGATTGGTTTTTAATTATCTTAACGGTAATTTTAACTGTCATTAGCTGTGTAACTATCTACACTACTCAAGTTTATGAACAAGGAGACAATTGGCAACAACAGGCTATTATGGGTGTCATTGGTTTTGGTTGCTTGATAGGCTTAAGTAGATGGCGATATGATTCTTTATTAAAATTTCATTGGTTACTGTACGCTATCACGAACATATCATTATTGGTGGTTATCTTTGCGGGGATAACGGTAAATGGGGCGCCCCGTTGGATTAATATTGCTGGTTTTAATGTTCAACCGTCAGAGTTTGCAAAATTGGCTGTTATTATCACTTTGGCTGCTTTGTTGCATCATCAAGATGCCTCGAAATTATCTAGTATTTTTAAAGCCTTGGGGGTGATAATCGTACCTTGGGCATTGGTTTTTATTCAACCTGATTTGGGTACATCTTTGGTTTTTGGGGTGGTAACTCTGGCGATGCTTTATTGGGCAAATGCTAATTTTGGTTGGATTCTTTTAATGATTGCGCCATTATTTTCGGCTTTTTTGTTTAATTTGTTTTTACCAGGGTGGGTGGTGTTTACGGCTTTAATGGTTTTAATTGCTTGGTTTACTTTACCCGATCGCGCCTTATGGAGTATTTTAGTATTATTTGTTAATTATGGGACAGGAAAATTAGGGGGGGTTTTGTGGAACTTACTTAAGGATTATCAGAAAGCCCGAATTACGCTTTTTCTTGACCCAGAACAAGACCCCTTGGGGGGGGGATACCATTTGATTCAATCCCGCATTGCTATCGGTTCTGGGGGGCTGTGGGGCAATGGTTTTATGAATGGTTCTCAAACCCAGTTAAATTTTGTCCCGGAACAACATACGGATTTTATTTTTAGTGCGATCGCTGATCAATTTGGTTTGGTGGGTTCTCTGGTAGTATTAGTTTTAATCTGGCTAGTATGTTGGCGTTTGGTGTTTATTGCCACAAGGGCAAAGGATAATTTTGGCTCATTAATTGCCATCGGTGTTTTGGCGATGATTGCTTTTCAGGCTATTATTAACATTGCCATGACCGTAGGTTTAGCACCGATTACAGGAATTCCCTTACCTTTTCTTAGCTATGGGCGCTCATCTTTGTTGACTAATTTTCTTGCTTTTGGGGTGGTGGAATCCATTGCGAGTTTTAGGGTGACGAGTAAACGAAAAAAGACTGTTAAAAATAGCTTTCCAACGTTGATTATTCGAGAATAA
- the metG gene encoding methionine--tRNA ligase — MNSVNNSITKDTFALTTPLYYVNGLPHIGSAYTTMAADAIARWQRLAGREVLLLTGTDEHGQKIQRTAEENGVEPQAHCDRISATFRELWEKLNIQYDHFSRTTAPNHEKIVQEFLGRVWEKGDIYLDQQQGWYCVACEEFKEERELLEDGCCPIHTNRKAEWRDEQNYFFRLSAYQEKLEKFYAENPDFIQPVSRRNEVLNFVKGGLQDFSISRVNLDWGIPIPENPEHTIYVWFDALLGYITPLLEEGEEVTLANALKKWYPYSLHLIGKDILRFHAIYWVAMLMSADLPLPKQVFGHGFLTKDGQKMGKSLGNTLDPVELLEKYDSDAVRYYFLKAIEFGKDGDFNETRFVNTLNADLANDLGNLLNRSLGMLKKYCKGSLDDGLIISEDNPIKKIGETLCDRTSTAYNKYQFHQACEEIMELVRACNKYIDESAPWALHKQGESQKVQEILYTVLESVRLSGLLLAPIIPNISSKIYQQLGFNYDFNNKNLTINSEELKDHFNWGTLSLNKDLNRAVPIFAKLELGDPH, encoded by the coding sequence ATGAATAGTGTTAATAATTCTATTACAAAAGATACCTTTGCATTAACTACTCCTCTATATTATGTTAATGGTCTTCCTCACATTGGTAGTGCCTATACTACCATGGCAGCCGATGCGATCGCCCGTTGGCAACGGTTAGCAGGTCGTGAGGTGTTACTATTAACGGGTACAGACGAACATGGTCAAAAAATCCAGCGCACCGCCGAAGAAAATGGTGTCGAACCTCAAGCCCATTGCGATCGCATTTCAGCCACATTTAGAGAGCTATGGGAAAAATTAAACATTCAATATGATCATTTCAGCCGTACCACCGCCCCCAATCATGAAAAAATTGTACAGGAGTTTTTAGGGCGGGTATGGGAAAAAGGAGATATATATTTAGATCAACAACAAGGCTGGTATTGTGTCGCCTGTGAAGAATTCAAAGAAGAAAGAGAATTACTAGAGGATGGCTGTTGCCCTATCCATACCAACCGCAAAGCCGAATGGCGCGATGAGCAAAATTATTTTTTCCGTCTTTCTGCCTACCAAGAAAAATTAGAAAAATTTTACGCAGAAAACCCCGATTTTATTCAACCTGTCAGCCGTCGCAATGAAGTTCTAAATTTCGTCAAAGGAGGCTTACAGGATTTTTCCATCTCACGGGTAAACCTTGATTGGGGTATCCCCATTCCTGAAAATCCCGAACATACCATTTATGTGTGGTTTGATGCCCTTTTGGGTTACATTACCCCTCTGCTAGAAGAAGGAGAAGAAGTTACCCTCGCCAACGCCCTCAAAAAATGGTATCCCTACAGCTTACACCTTATCGGCAAAGATATATTGCGTTTTCATGCCATCTACTGGGTAGCCATGTTGATGTCGGCAGATTTACCTTTGCCAAAACAGGTATTTGGCCATGGTTTTTTAACCAAAGATGGACAAAAAATGGGTAAAAGTTTGGGTAATACATTAGATCCTGTGGAACTTTTGGAAAAATATGATTCTGATGCTGTGCGTTATTATTTCCTCAAGGCCATTGAATTTGGCAAGGATGGAGATTTTAATGAAACTCGTTTTGTCAACACCCTTAATGCCGATTTAGCCAATGATTTGGGTAATTTACTTAATCGCAGTTTGGGTATGTTGAAAAAATACTGTAAGGGTAGTTTGGATGATGGTTTGATTATTTCTGAGGATAACCCTATCAAAAAAATTGGCGAAACCCTGTGCGATCGCACCTCCACCGCCTATAATAAATATCAGTTTCATCAAGCCTGTGAAGAAATAATGGAATTAGTAAGGGCTTGTAATAAATACATTGACGAAAGCGCCCCTTGGGCCTTACATAAACAAGGAGAAAGTCAAAAAGTCCAAGAAATCCTTTATACAGTCCTCGAATCCGTCCGATTATCAGGGCTTCTTCTTGCCCCCATTATTCCTAATATCAGCAGTAAAATATATCAACAATTAGGTTTTAATTATGACTTTAATAATAAAAACTTAACTATTAATAGCGAAGAACTAAAAGACCATTTTAATTGGGGAACATTAAGTTTAAATAAAGATTTAAACCGAGCAGTTCCTATTTTTGCTAAACTCGAACTAGGAGATCCTCACTGA